The nucleotide sequence GCTGTTCAAGAAGTTTGCCGATCTCGATGCTTTCCCCATTTGTTTGGATACGCAGGACATCGACGAGATTGTGCGGACAGTCGTGCATCTGTCACCAGTTTTTGGCGGCTTTAATTTGGAAGATATTGCAGCTCCCCGCTGCTTTGAAATTGAGGCGCGGTTGGAGGACAAACTGGAGATGCCCATTTTCCACGACGACCAGCACGGGACGGCGATTGTGGTGTTGGCGGCGCTAATGAATGCATTTAAGGTGGTGCAAAAATCCCTCAGTGAAGTGCGGATTGTCCTGAATGGAGCGGGGGCAGCGGGTGTGGCGATCGTTCAGCTTTTGAAACGGGCGGGGGCAAAGCAGATTGTGGCTTGCGATCGCCAGGGCATTATTGGCAGCCATCGCACGGACCTGACAGCCCAAAAGCGATCGCTGGCGGTAGATATGTCTGGCACGCTCGCCGATGTTATTAAAGGGGCCGATGTGTTTATTGGGGTCAGTACGGGCAAGGCGTTGTCGGTCGAAATGGTTAGCAGTATGGCGGAACGGGCGATCGTGTTTGCTCTGGCCAATCCGATTCCCGAGATCCAGCCGGAACGGGTGCCTGACAATGTGGGGGTGATGGCCACGGGGCGAAGCGATTATGCCAATCAGATCAATAATGTCTTGGCCTTTCCGGGGGTGTTTCGCGGGGCGTTAGATTGTCGTGCGACGGGGATCGATGCGGAGATGATTTTGGCGGCATCGGAGGCGATCGCCAGTTTAGTGTCCAAAACTGATTTAGACCCCATCCACATTATTCCGTCGGTATTTGACGATCGCGTTGCGCCTGCGGTGGCGGCGGCCGTGAAACAGGCAGCTCGCGAAGCTGGGATTGCGCGCTGCTAGCAGTTCAAACTGCAATTTCTTGCAGCATGGCGACAAGACGCGCTCCGGCATCTTCACCAGAGATAAAAGCTCCTTCGACCGTCGGTCCCGCACACCAATCCCCCGCACAGACCAGAGGCCAACGGCGATTGCTTCCCTCTGCCGCCACTCTCGTGGCTAAGCTGGCCAACCCCACCGTTTCCACGGGAAGCGAGTAGCGCCAGCGATGCACCTGCATCCATTGGGGGGAAGTCAGCCAAGGTTCGAGGCGATCGCCTGCCCGCTCCAGCAAATACCGTCCGGCAGACTGCAACCCTCCCTCATCCGCATCCCAATATTCCTGTGCAAACTCGGCGGTGGAATGAATTGCGATTGTGGGCTGCGGCGGCTCGATTCGCTTGCTACTGTCGATCGCCAGCCATGTCACCCGCTCGTCATCCACCCACTTCACCCCCTGCCAGTCGGGTAAGACAACTTCGGGGTCGTAGCCGGCGATTGCTGCAATGCAGGGCATATATTCGGCGGATTGCAGGGGAGCGTAGAGGGGAGAGCTGTCATCTAACCAGTCGGCCAATAAAGCCAAAATTTGAGGGGCGGGCATCGCGATCGCCACACTGGCAGCTCGATAAACGCGATCGTCTGTTGCGATCGCCTGCCAGCCTTCGGAGGTGACCCGTAACGATTGGATTCGCGTTTCCCGCTGCACGGTCACCGACTCGCACAGGTTTTTTGCGATTGCCGTCATGCCCATCGGACAGCAATAGCGAGGGTAGCGATTGTCCAGTTGGGCCGGATGCAATCCTGTTGGCTTGAGTTCGTAAATGTCGCGAGTCCATTCTGCCATCGTGCCCAGCTCGATCTGCTCGCGCACGAATCGCCGAAATCGGTCGTTGCTGGCGGTCATGTATTGGGCTCCGCGATCGATCGTTGCAGTCCCAAATGGAGTCTCCACCCGTCGGGTGTCCATCCTGCCGCCAACGCCGCGAGACTTTTCTAACACCAACACGTTCAACCCCGCCCGAACCAATCTACGGGCGCAAATCAGCCCCGATAGACCGGCTCCAATCGCGATGGTGTCGTACATCTTCTGTCAATCCTCAATCACAAAACAGGCGTCAGTGCGATCGATGGCGCGAGCCAGCGCGATCGCCAAAGCGCATCGGCAATGCTATCTTTCCCGATCGCCTGCGTTCGGCGACAGCGGGCAATAATGCTCCAATAGCGGTCATAGTAATTAAAGAGTGATTTGTCGCTCGTTGCCGATTGAGGGAAGTCAATGCGACTGCTGCAGCTATTACTCGTCAGTGTTGGATTGTTGTGGGTGACTGTCTTCGCAACCCAAAATTCCAGTGTGGTTTCTCTGCGGTTTATGGTCTGGCAATCGGTTCAACTGCCGTTGGGACTGGTGGTTGTGATGGCGGCTTCTGTGGGGCTCTTCACGGCTTGGTTGCTGGCGGTGTTGCTGAAACGGAAATAGGGGTATTGAGGAATGGTTGAGGCGATCGCGCAATGCTGAAAGATCCCGATCGAGCTCGGGAGACGATCCGAGCCCGCGTGTTGGTTTCGGGCCGAGTGCAAAGGGTTTCTTACCGAGCGTATACCCGACGTGCGGCTGTGGCATTAGATTTGCAGGGATGGGTACGCAATCTGGCAGATGGTCGAGTGGAAGCGGTGTTTGAGGGGACTGCGCCAGCGGTGGAAGGGGTCGTGCGGTGGTGTCGCGAAGGAAGTCCGGCGGCGATCGTAGAGGCGGTGGAGGTGATTTACGAGCCTTTGGAACATTTGCAAGGGTTTGAGATTCGGTATTCGTGATATAGCAGTCATAAATCAGTCGTGAACGCTAAGTGGCCTGAAACCCAGTGCTGGCAAGGATTGGGGTTTACAATTCATTTAGGATCGCTATAGATGGGGGTCGCGGTCGTTCACATGGGAAACTGTGGCTTAAAATTCATTTATAAAGCGCGTCCAGTTTGAAACCCGTAGTTTTGAGTTCCTTCCACTAGCGCTGTCAATCGCTGCCTTCGCCCCCTAAATCCCCCAGTCTGAAAACTCTAGGTTTCAACATAGATGAGGCTTATCTAGATTTTAGAGCAAGTTTTGAGCTTGTAAATCTCTGCGATGTAAATCTCTGCGATGTAAATCTCTGCGATGTAAATCTCTACGATGTAAATCTCTACGATCGCCCTCTTGTCAATCAAGCAATAAAATTACCTTTGCTCGATAGATAAACTATTCCATCGTTCGATCGTTCGCCGGAACTTGACAATTAAATTCTTCAGATAATAGTCATTAGTCACGTCAGATTATACAGGAACAGTCTCAACGTAGCCTTGAAGGTTTTCAGGTTCGTACTGGCGGATTAACTGGGTTGCCCGCTCTATAAAAGCACCGTTTCCTTGTGCAATGATGAGATATTTTCCCGCATTTAAGCGGTTTCGATAAGCGATCGCATCGCCACTGCCAACAGTCCAACCCGTTAACGTACCAGAGACAAAGGCTCCAAAAGCACCTGCAGCAGCGCCGAAGAACCCTCCTAAAATATGGTTACCTATATCTCCAAGCCAACCGACGATCTCAATATTCGTCAGGAGATTAAAGAGATAGCCTGCTGCAAACCCGAAAGGAATAACCCAGTATGCAAGTCCATTTGCTTGCTTTTCCGCTTCATCGTTGGGATTAATCAAGCCAAACTCATCTGCAGTCTTATATCCACGACCTAGAATGTCTAGTTGCTCGATCGGCAGTTCTGCTTTTCGTAAAGCAAAATAGGCTTCTTCAGCTCGAACTCGGTTTGTCATCACGGCAACTAGATAATTCATGTTTCTTCCGTTCATAGTTGTACCTAAAATAAAGCTTGATGTTGTGGCGTTCAGGCATTGCTCGATGTCAAAAGACACCTTGCGATCGAGTTATTTCAAGGCCTCCAAATAATGAGAGCATGATTGCAAAGGAAGCGCTGCCGAATCCTGAGCTCCTCAATCAATATATGCACTTAAGAAATTCCGTTGCACTTGCAAAGCACAGTTGCTAGCAAATACCAGCAAGCGTCAACAACTCAGAAATCCCCTTGTCTGCAGAGCGCAAAAGGAGTGTGACAATCGAGGTAGTTACATCGGGGGTGAGCCTAAATCACAAACCATAGCTGAAAGCTACAAACTCAATATAACGCAACATTCCTAAACATATCCCTTTATATAAGGAAATCTAATCGAACTTATAAAACTGATTTATATTTATTCATTTGACGGTAACGGCTTACGACTCCCGGAAGTCACAAAAGTGCTTGCCTGCGGTCACCAACGGGGCCTTCTCTACTGATACTGCGGTGGATTTTTGTAAAGTTGTGTAAACTAGAGGCGTAGATAACTTAAAGTTTTCTGATGTACTTGCATCAAATCGCCACTCTTCTAGAAAGCTCCGATCCCCAGCAGCGGATGAAAGGCATCACTGAGCTGAGACACCATCCTCCAGCGGATGCTGTGCCTTTACTCAAACAGCGGATGTTTGACAAAGAGTTTCTGATTCGCTCGTTTGTGGCGATGGGTCTTGGCTACAAGCAAACTGAAGACGGGTTTGCAGCTCTGTTAGATATTGTCGCTCGCGAGACAGATAGCAATGTGATTGCGGAAGCAGCCAACTCTCTGGCGAAGTATGGCGATCGCGCTTTACCTCATTTAGAAGAGATCTTCGAGCAACATCCCCATTGGTTGGTACGCCAAAGCATTTTCGCTGCTTTGGAGGAATTCACTTGTCCTGCCGTTTTGCTCAAACTCTGTCGAGCTGGATACGAAGGGGACGACCTGGTGGTGAAGCAGGTGGCCCTG is from Synechococcus sp. PCC 7336 and encodes:
- a CDS encoding NAD-dependent malic enzyme → MVDLTPTSSFSITLQLHLPNRTGMLAKVAQAIAEEGGNLGHIELLERTLSHTVREVSVDAVSEAHAEQIVRAVKALPDVAIELVCDRTFNLHRGGKIHILSKIEILSASDLAMVYTPGVGRICKAIVQDPPSVYDLTVKGNAVGIVTDGSAVLGLGNIGPEAALPVMEGKAMLFKKFADLDAFPICLDTQDIDEIVRTVVHLSPVFGGFNLEDIAAPRCFEIEARLEDKLEMPIFHDDQHGTAIVVLAALMNAFKVVQKSLSEVRIVLNGAGAAGVAIVQLLKRAGAKQIVACDRQGIIGSHRTDLTAQKRSLAVDMSGTLADVIKGADVFIGVSTGKALSVEMVSSMAERAIVFALANPIPEIQPERVPDNVGVMATGRSDYANQINNVLAFPGVFRGALDCRATGIDAEMILAASEAIASLVSKTDLDPIHIIPSVFDDRVAPAVAAAVKQAAREAGIARC
- a CDS encoding HEAT repeat domain-containing protein, which produces MYLHQIATLLESSDPQQRMKGITELRHHPPADAVPLLKQRMFDKEFLIRSFVAMGLGYKQTEDGFAALLDIVARETDSNVIAEAANSLAKYGDRALPHLEEIFEQHPHWLVRQSIFAALEEFTCPAVLLKLCRAGYEGDDLVVKQVALTCLQNLYDTPYRAEALAILLQAANAEDGDVRAQSARILRYFDDPAAKAALEKLRKDLDFRVIGATLEGLV
- a CDS encoding NAD(P)/FAD-dependent oxidoreductase, coding for MYDTIAIGAGLSGLICARRLVRAGLNVLVLEKSRGVGGRMDTRRVETPFGTATIDRGAQYMTASNDRFRRFVREQIELGTMAEWTRDIYELKPTGLHPAQLDNRYPRYCCPMGMTAIAKNLCESVTVQRETRIQSLRVTSEGWQAIATDDRVYRAASVAIAMPAPQILALLADWLDDSSPLYAPLQSAEYMPCIAAIAGYDPEVVLPDWQGVKWVDDERVTWLAIDSSKRIEPPQPTIAIHSTAEFAQEYWDADEGGLQSAGRYLLERAGDRLEPWLTSPQWMQVHRWRYSLPVETVGLASLATRVAAEGSNRRWPLVCAGDWCAGPTVEGAFISGEDAGARLVAMLQEIAV
- a CDS encoding lipopolysaccharide assembly protein LapA domain-containing protein encodes the protein MRLLQLLLVSVGLLWVTVFATQNSSVVSLRFMVWQSVQLPLGLVVVMAASVGLFTAWLLAVLLKRK
- a CDS encoding acylphosphatase, which codes for MLKDPDRARETIRARVLVSGRVQRVSYRAYTRRAAVALDLQGWVRNLADGRVEAVFEGTAPAVEGVVRWCREGSPAAIVEAVEVIYEPLEHLQGFEIRYS